In Candidatus Poribacteria bacterium, the following are encoded in one genomic region:
- a CDS encoding selenium-binding protein — translation MAIEAPIEELAYVAAPRDDGKPDAMCVVDLNAASDTYGQIINRLELGVRDEIHHFGWNACSAALCPYAPHPYVERRYLVVPALRGSHIYILDIKSDPKAPELVKTLTADEVEDRSGYTRPHTVHCGPEGIYVSALASAGSEEGPGGIFLMDHYNFNILGQWEVERGTQSLSYDFWWHLGYDIAVTSEWGYPAMIENGVSLEDLGARKFGHKIHIWDIRHRKNIQTLDLGDDYQMILELRPAHDPTKAYGFVNAVLNMNDLSSSIWTWYKDGDDWGIQKIIDIPAQAPENPDDLPPALKDIGLIPPLVTDHILSLDDRFLYVSCWGTGEMLQYDVSDPFNPKHTGTLEIGGITKSHPHPAAGPVSGGPQMVELSRDGKRLYFTNSLYVAWDNQFYPEGANGWMVKADVNPDGGLELDSDFFVDFGESRAHQIRLQGGDSSSDTFCYS, via the coding sequence ATGGCGATTGAAGCGCCTATTGAAGAACTCGCTTATGTCGCTGCACCTCGTGATGACGGCAAACCTGACGCTATGTGTGTTGTGGACCTCAACGCAGCGTCTGATACTTATGGACAGATTATTAATAGATTGGAACTTGGTGTTCGCGACGAAATCCACCACTTCGGTTGGAACGCCTGTAGTGCCGCCCTCTGTCCATACGCACCACACCCGTATGTCGAACGCCGCTATCTCGTCGTGCCAGCATTGCGCGGGTCTCATATCTACATCCTGGATATCAAATCCGACCCGAAGGCACCCGAACTCGTTAAGACTTTGACAGCTGATGAGGTTGAAGATCGATCCGGATATACCCGTCCGCATACAGTGCATTGTGGCCCAGAAGGCATCTATGTGAGTGCTTTGGCTTCCGCAGGTTCAGAGGAAGGACCCGGTGGGATATTCCTCATGGATCACTATAACTTCAATATCCTCGGGCAGTGGGAAGTCGAACGCGGCACTCAATCCCTCTCTTACGATTTCTGGTGGCACTTGGGGTATGACATCGCTGTTACCAGTGAGTGGGGATATCCTGCGATGATTGAAAATGGGGTGAGCCTCGAAGATTTAGGGGCGCGCAAGTTCGGACATAAAATCCATATTTGGGACATCCGACACCGGAAGAATATCCAAACCTTGGATTTGGGTGATGATTACCAGATGATCTTGGAATTACGTCCCGCACACGATCCGACCAAAGCCTATGGATTCGTCAATGCAGTGCTGAATATGAACGATCTGTCGAGTTCCATTTGGACGTGGTATAAAGATGGAGACGATTGGGGCATTCAAAAGATTATTGATATTCCCGCACAAGCACCTGAAAATCCAGATGACTTGCCACCGGCTTTGAAAGATATTGGGCTGATTCCGCCACTTGTCACTGACCATATCCTCTCATTGGATGACCGATTCCTGTATGTCTCCTGTTGGGGTACTGGAGAGATGTTGCAATACGACGTATCCGACCCGTTTAATCCCAAGCATACAGGCACTCTTGAAATCGGTGGGATTACAAAATCACATCCGCATCCAGCTGCAGGCCCCGTAAGTGGCGGTCCACAAATGGTCGAATTGAGCCGAGATGGCAAACGTCTTTACTTCACCAACTCTCTCTACGTTGCGTGGGATAATCAGTTCTACCCGGAGGGCGCAAATGGATGGATGGTGAAGGCGGATGTGAATCCGGACGGCGGATTGGAACTGGATTCCGACTTCTTCGTAGATTTCGGCGAGAGTCGCGCCCATCAGATCCGCTTGCAGGGTGGCGATAGCTCCTCTGATACTTTTTGTTATTCCTAA
- a CDS encoding HD domain-containing protein yields MIETVKNKVEQIVEQACAADTNIFGYDIWTHHILPVVRNAKQLVPRFDANPEIVEFAALLHDYASIKDEALYADHHIHGPIEAEKLLKRFGYPEEKTEAVKDAIATHRGSVKVEHRSAEGACLANADAMSHIEQVPSLLYLAYVHHGMGIDEGRLWVEAKLQRSWQKLREDVQELVKDRYDAALMIL; encoded by the coding sequence ATGATTGAAACTGTAAAAAACAAGGTTGAGCAAATTGTTGAACAAGCGTGTGCCGCGGATACGAATATTTTCGGTTACGATATTTGGACGCATCATATCCTACCGGTCGTTCGAAACGCCAAACAACTCGTCCCACGCTTTGATGCTAATCCCGAAATTGTGGAATTTGCGGCATTGCTCCACGATTATGCCAGCATAAAAGACGAAGCCCTCTATGCGGATCATCATATTCACGGTCCGATTGAAGCGGAGAAACTTCTCAAGCGTTTCGGCTATCCGGAAGAAAAAACGGAAGCTGTTAAGGACGCTATCGCAACACATCGAGGAAGTGTAAAAGTAGAACATCGGAGTGCGGAGGGCGCATGTCTTGCGAATGCCGATGCCATGTCTCATATTGAACAGGTGCCTTCGCTTTTATATTTGGCATACGTTCATCACGGAATGGGAATCGATGAAGGCAGGCTATGGGTCGAAGCAAAACTACAACGGAGTTGGCAAAAGTTGCGAGAGGATGTTCAAGAATTAGTTAAAGACAGATACGATGCTGCGTTGATGATACTCTGA
- a CDS encoding aldose 1-epimerase family protein has protein sequence MINLYGTTYDRMQLLRHVGDVSQIAHAKMYQLTDGNEKGVDAIDFRTGSGLNFTVLPSRGLDVSYAEYQGIPLCWRSSTGDVSPAHYEPDGLGWLRGFYGGLLTTCGMRQVGVPSEDDDETLGLHGRASYIPAKNVWVDSRWEGQRYMLWAQGKVKETAALGENLSRTRRIWTELGSRTLHIEDIVENLGYQNSPHMYLFHINVGFPILTQDSELLAPSSQVTPRDEQAAANLNNYNLCEPPTVDFQEEVFYHEMEPDIDNHIHVALVNRNFNDGQGIGVSVRYHKTQFPHFVQWKMCGEGSYVFGLEPSNCGVEGRAKERERGALQYIEPGGRRHYEVEIGVLASNAEIDALQEKISNTQN, from the coding sequence TTGATAAATTTATATGGCACAACGTATGACAGAATGCAATTGCTTCGCCACGTCGGAGATGTGTCGCAAATTGCCCATGCCAAAATGTACCAACTCACGGATGGCAACGAAAAGGGCGTTGATGCCATCGACTTCCGAACCGGGAGCGGTCTTAATTTCACAGTGTTACCGAGCCGTGGCTTGGATGTCTCTTATGCAGAATATCAGGGGATCCCGCTCTGTTGGCGTTCGAGTACAGGGGATGTCAGTCCTGCACATTATGAACCGGATGGGCTCGGCTGGCTACGAGGCTTTTATGGCGGCTTGCTGACAACTTGCGGTATGCGACAAGTCGGGGTACCGAGCGAAGATGACGATGAAACTTTAGGGCTTCACGGGAGAGCCTCGTATATCCCTGCCAAAAATGTTTGGGTCGACAGTCGGTGGGAAGGACAGCGCTATATGCTATGGGCGCAGGGTAAAGTGAAAGAGACCGCCGCTTTGGGCGAAAACCTCTCTCGCACCCGTAGAATTTGGACCGAGTTAGGGTCGCGGACGTTGCATATTGAGGATATCGTCGAAAACTTGGGATACCAAAATTCACCACACATGTACCTCTTCCATATTAACGTCGGATTTCCAATTCTTACGCAAGACAGTGAACTGCTTGCGCCCTCCTCACAGGTCACCCCCCGTGATGAACAAGCTGCTGCAAACTTAAACAATTATAATCTCTGCGAACCGCCAACCGTTGATTTCCAAGAAGAGGTCTTCTATCACGAAATGGAGCCCGACATTGATAATCACATCCATGTCGCACTTGTAAACCGAAATTTTAACGATGGACAAGGTATCGGTGTATCGGTACGCTATCACAAGACGCAGTTTCCACACTTTGTTCAGTGGAAGATGTGCGGTGAAGGCAGCTACGTCTTCGGTTTAGAACCATCGAATTGTGGGGTAGAAGGTAGGGCAAAAGAACGCGAACGTGGGGCTTTACAGTATATTGAACCCGGTGGGCGTCGGCACTATGAGGTCGAAATCGGTGTATTGGCTTCCAATGCGGAAATTGATGCACTTCAAGAAAAAATATCAAACACCCAAAATTAA
- a CDS encoding BCCT family transporter has protein sequence MHEEGKHLQNDTKIFGLTPVFLISSIAIVIFVIGSLVFREGATHLFGATRRWLTTNFDWWFMDIVNLLVVFCLFLIVSPLGKVRLGGRDAVPEYSNLTWFAMLFAAGIGIGLLFFGVLEPVQHFMSPPLGGEAKTDTAIGIAATTFHWGIHGWAVYGVVGLSLAFFTYNRGLPLTIRSAFYPLLGERVWGWPGHVIDTLAVFASLFGLATSLGLGAQQVTAGLNYLFEIPATNTAMVILIVVITAAALISVLTGLNVGIKRLSQFNVILAFLLLLFVILVGPKIAILKGMFTGLTEYISQMRPLSNWVGREDTGFLHGWTTFYWAWWIAWAPFVGTFIARISKGRTVREFIIGVLLLPTLLCLVWFSAFGGTALDQITSDNYTGVTETVEAYKPELSLFKMLDKLPLTTLISSIAMLLTIIFFVTSSDSGSLVIDTITAGGKLDAPVSHRVFWCTAEGAVAIVLLLGGGLSSLQAASLVAGFPFAAVLFGMGACVWIGLRNEARQS, from the coding sequence ATGCACGAAGAAGGAAAACACCTCCAGAATGACACCAAGATATTTGGGCTGACCCCGGTTTTTCTCATTTCCTCAATCGCCATCGTCATTTTTGTCATTGGGTCCCTCGTGTTCCGGGAAGGGGCAACACACCTTTTCGGGGCAACCCGAAGATGGCTCACCACAAACTTCGACTGGTGGTTTATGGATATTGTTAACCTCCTTGTGGTGTTCTGTCTATTTTTGATTGTCTCCCCATTGGGCAAGGTCCGCCTCGGCGGACGGGATGCCGTTCCTGAATACTCCAACCTCACTTGGTTCGCCATGCTCTTTGCAGCCGGTATCGGTATCGGGCTCCTATTCTTCGGGGTCTTAGAACCCGTCCAACACTTTATGAGCCCCCCCCTCGGCGGTGAAGCAAAAACTGATACAGCTATCGGTATCGCAGCAACAACGTTTCACTGGGGAATACACGGCTGGGCAGTCTACGGAGTCGTCGGACTTTCCCTGGCATTCTTCACCTACAACCGAGGACTACCGCTCACTATCCGCTCGGCATTCTATCCGCTTCTCGGAGAACGCGTTTGGGGCTGGCCGGGGCATGTCATTGATACGCTCGCTGTCTTCGCCAGCTTGTTCGGACTCGCCACTTCACTCGGCTTAGGGGCCCAGCAGGTGACCGCCGGACTCAACTATCTCTTTGAAATTCCCGCGACCAACACCGCTATGGTGATCCTGATCGTTGTAATAACCGCAGCCGCGCTCATCTCTGTGCTGACAGGACTGAATGTGGGTATCAAACGCCTCAGCCAATTCAACGTGATTCTCGCGTTTTTGCTCCTACTCTTTGTCATCCTCGTCGGTCCGAAAATCGCCATACTTAAAGGTATGTTCACTGGACTGACCGAATATATCTCTCAGATGAGACCTCTCAGCAACTGGGTCGGCCGCGAAGACACAGGATTCCTCCACGGATGGACAACGTTCTATTGGGCGTGGTGGATCGCCTGGGCTCCCTTCGTCGGCACCTTCATCGCCCGAATTTCAAAGGGACGGACGGTTCGCGAGTTTATCATCGGTGTCCTACTGCTACCCACCCTATTGTGTTTAGTGTGGTTCAGTGCCTTCGGCGGCACCGCCCTTGATCAGATCACCAGTGATAACTACACGGGTGTGACGGAAACTGTCGAAGCGTATAAACCGGAACTCTCGCTGTTCAAAATGCTTGACAAACTGCCGCTGACAACACTGATCTCCTCCATCGCGATGCTGCTGACGATCATCTTCTTTGTTACCTCATCCGACTCTGGATCGCTTGTTATTGATACCATCACGGCGGGCGGCAAACTTGACGCACCAGTATCTCACCGAGTGTTTTGGTGCACGGCTGAGGGGGCTGTTGCCATCGTGCTGTTACTTGGCGGGGGGCTGAGTTCGTTACAGGCAGCCTCCCTCGTGGCAGGCTTCCCGTTTGCAGCTGTGCTCTTCGGGATGGGAGCTTGTGTCTGGATCGGACTTCGTAACGAAGCACGTCAATCCTAA
- a CDS encoding acetyl-CoA carboxylase carboxyltransferase subunit alpha: MNTTDLEFEKPFIELERQLAQLNAFSEMHPELDITEGIATLKQNADTLTKQTFQNLSRWDKVRLARHPQRPQAPFYINALFDEYVELRSDKLYGDDRALIGGFAWFDDQPLVYLAHQKGTNLKERQEMNFGYTHPEGYRKAKRLMQLADKFNRPLICFVDTPGAHFDLRSEEYGQAMAIAENLAEMMTMRVPILVVIIGEGGSGGALAIAVGNRVLMMEYAVYCVAPPEACSGIVWKDKGEHAPEATEGYKPTAPDLLKLKIIDQIIREPLGGAHRDAEASARNVKRAVRKHLTELMQMTPQQLIQQRHERYRHIGLYGEDLA; the protein is encoded by the coding sequence ATGAACACAACAGATCTGGAATTTGAAAAACCATTCATTGAATTGGAACGTCAGCTCGCGCAACTAAATGCTTTCTCTGAAATGCATCCGGAGTTAGATATCACGGAGGGTATTGCGACTCTAAAACAGAATGCAGACACGCTCACAAAACAGACCTTCCAGAATTTAAGTCGCTGGGATAAGGTGCGCTTAGCACGGCATCCGCAACGTCCGCAAGCCCCCTTCTATATTAACGCACTTTTCGATGAATATGTTGAACTCCGTAGCGATAAATTATACGGCGACGATCGAGCACTCATCGGGGGTTTCGCATGGTTCGATGACCAACCGCTTGTCTACCTCGCACACCAAAAAGGCACGAACCTCAAAGAGCGACAGGAGATGAATTTCGGGTACACGCATCCAGAGGGCTACCGCAAGGCAAAACGATTGATGCAGTTAGCCGATAAATTCAACCGACCCTTAATTTGTTTTGTTGATACGCCAGGGGCGCACTTTGATCTTCGTTCCGAAGAATATGGACAAGCAATGGCGATCGCTGAAAACCTCGCAGAGATGATGACAATGCGTGTTCCGATCCTCGTTGTTATCATCGGCGAAGGGGGCAGTGGCGGTGCTTTGGCAATCGCAGTCGGAAATCGCGTCTTGATGATGGAATATGCCGTCTACTGTGTCGCACCCCCTGAAGCCTGCAGCGGTATCGTCTGGAAGGATAAAGGCGAACACGCTCCCGAAGCAACCGAAGGCTATAAACCGACGGCTCCAGACCTGCTTAAGTTAAAGATTATTGATCAAATTATCCGTGAACCGCTCGGTGGGGCACACAGAGACGCGGAAGCCTCTGCACGCAACGTCAAACGTGCAGTCCGTAAACACCTCACTGAATTGATGCAGATGACCCCGCAGCAACTGATCCAACAAAGGCATGAACGTTATCGACACATCGGGCTTTATGGCGAAGATCTTGCTTGA
- a CDS encoding DUF711 family protein: MKIRTITTGIPLPFSPYQLQRAAKFNAACQTYFQANGYEVQTTRVSCQIWDEHRDIDTILRLESDARALGIEFLNLGTILPGKRHTHAHIAHIADVIVQSEILFATVTLTTQAGRVASDIAENTAKVIQQIAHQTDAGYGNLRFAVLMNCPPNTPFFPAAFWQDTRINFGIGWQAADFVQHAFTDAPNLEIALQNLKTLMETEGQKIVALAETFAQEWGVKFTGIDVSPAPMGDESIAYAMEQQLPGLFGERGTLTVAAGLTQTLRSLSLPLCGYSGLMLPVLEDVGLGKRSEAGYFNLDSLLLYSTVCGTGLDTIPIPSEASISQITSILMDVATLSIQLNKPLSVRLFPVPGCNADCMTEFDSPYLTNTIVMQI, from the coding sequence ATGAAAATTCGAACGATCACCACAGGGATTCCGCTCCCTTTTTCGCCATACCAACTTCAACGCGCCGCAAAATTTAACGCCGCCTGTCAAACTTATTTTCAGGCGAACGGCTACGAGGTCCAAACGACACGTGTCAGCTGTCAAATTTGGGATGAGCATCGGGACATAGATACAATCCTAAGGTTGGAATCCGATGCCCGGGCATTAGGAATCGAGTTTCTTAACTTAGGAACAATCCTACCCGGAAAACGGCACACCCACGCGCATATTGCTCACATTGCCGATGTAATTGTTCAGAGTGAGATACTCTTCGCTACCGTCACCCTTACGACGCAGGCTGGACGCGTCGCATCGGACATAGCAGAAAACACTGCTAAAGTTATTCAGCAGATTGCACATCAAACCGATGCAGGCTACGGCAACCTTCGTTTCGCAGTGTTGATGAACTGTCCACCAAATACCCCCTTCTTCCCAGCCGCATTCTGGCAGGACACCCGAATCAACTTCGGTATCGGATGGCAGGCAGCGGATTTTGTGCAACACGCTTTCACAGATGCTCCTAATTTGGAAATCGCATTGCAGAATCTGAAGACCCTCATGGAAACTGAAGGGCAGAAAATCGTTGCACTCGCAGAAACCTTTGCGCAGGAGTGGGGCGTGAAGTTTACCGGCATAGATGTATCCCCCGCACCCATGGGGGATGAGAGCATCGCTTATGCGATGGAACAGCAACTTCCCGGGCTTTTTGGTGAGCGCGGGACACTTACAGTTGCTGCAGGTTTGACACAGACGCTTCGATCACTCTCATTACCTCTCTGCGGATATTCAGGATTGATGCTGCCTGTCCTTGAAGATGTTGGACTCGGAAAGCGCAGCGAAGCGGGCTATTTTAACCTTGATAGCCTCCTCCTGTATTCCACCGTCTGTGGGACGGGATTGGATACAATTCCTATTCCCAGTGAGGCTTCGATATCTCAAATTACCTCCATTCTCATGGATGTCGCCACGCTCTCCATACAGTTAAACAAACCGCTATCGGTACGCCTCTTTCCAGTTCCAGGATGCAACGCAGACTGTATGACAGAATTTGATTCTCCCTACCTAACAAATACCATAGTGATGCAGATATAG
- a CDS encoding cupin domain-containing protein, which produces MSVVYLIDIHRRYFTMYMRHWLQSPSSLTHGNIIKREIFSKRTEDATDKEGAILRYVDSFSRCYLEPKIASVPTALDDRQLIFYIVEGSGIFEAGSLKQQVGEGDAILVPPGLTHVLENPDSAPLEFLMLEEMLPDGVEAPRKDALIRNYRERPLGQGHWTHLVHPIFSPEDGLVTLHSVLVVRIEAMQTPDTHGHGPDMDEVWYMLEGNGIHVVSKNVYRQMPGDAVSVASSNPGHSLINDTNEPLITFYFARYDR; this is translated from the coding sequence ATGAGCGTTGTTTATCTAATTGATATACATCGGAGGTACTTTACAATGTATATGCGACATTGGTTACAGAGTCCTTCAAGCCTAACGCACGGCAACATCATTAAACGCGAGATATTTAGCAAGAGGACAGAGGACGCCACAGACAAAGAGGGGGCAATTCTAAGGTACGTTGACAGTTTTTCCCGATGTTACCTTGAACCGAAGATCGCCTCAGTTCCGACAGCATTAGACGATCGTCAACTTATTTTTTACATCGTTGAGGGTTCCGGTATATTTGAGGCAGGAAGCTTGAAACAGCAGGTTGGGGAAGGGGACGCAATCCTCGTGCCGCCCGGACTCACCCATGTCTTGGAAAATCCAGATAGCGCACCGTTGGAGTTCCTGATGTTGGAAGAGATGCTTCCTGATGGCGTGGAGGCACCCCGAAAGGATGCCCTCATCAGAAACTACCGCGAACGACCGTTAGGACAAGGGCATTGGACGCATCTGGTACATCCGATTTTCAGCCCAGAAGACGGCTTGGTGACGTTGCACTCAGTTCTCGTGGTGCGGATTGAAGCAATGCAAACACCTGATACACACGGCCACGGTCCCGATATGGACGAGGTTTGGTACATGCTTGAAGGCAACGGCATTCACGTTGTTAGCAAGAATGTTTATCGACAGATGCCAGGCGATGCCGTTTCTGTGGCGTCGTCAAATCCAGGACATAGCCTCATCAATGACACAAATGAACCGCTCATAACCTTCTATTTTGCGCGCTATGACCGGTAA
- a CDS encoding sulfatase-like hydrolase/transferase, with the protein MSDKPHVLLISTDHWPNSLLGVNAHPAIQTPTLDTLARAGTRFTRGYSECPVCVPARKTLMTGTTTRTHKDRVFNDQQGLNGLPTIAQTFRNAGYQAYAVGKLHVYPQRDRIGFDDVLLGEEGRLQYGVVDDYELFLGDRGYAGQQFAHGMCNNDYLNRPWHLPEDCHVTNWSTQQMVRMIKRRDPTRPGFWYLSYCHPHPPLAPLQCYMDMYRDIDVDMPYCGEWAKQNERLPLPLKARQKQDEHFTEDQMRSARQAFYALCTHIDHQLRVVIGTLREEGLLNNTILLFTSDHGDMLGNHGMWAKRLYYEDSANVPMLLVGTAGDERVGHHRVDNRLVGWQDVMPTLLHLAGIDIPDTVDGIPMVGDEKREWLYGEIGEGGSATRMIHDGRFKLIYYATGNHRQLFDLEEDPRELNDLADSPAHAEILERLTNHLIGELYGDDEDWVKEGKLVGLPDQAYRPSPNRALSGQRGLHWPPPPSAGR; encoded by the coding sequence ATGAGTGACAAACCACACGTTCTTTTAATTTCGACAGACCATTGGCCCAACTCGCTATTAGGCGTCAACGCGCACCCTGCCATTCAAACACCGACGCTGGACACGCTTGCTCGTGCAGGTACTCGCTTCACGCGCGGTTACAGTGAATGTCCTGTCTGCGTTCCGGCACGAAAAACGTTGATGACCGGCACAACAACACGTACCCATAAAGACAGGGTCTTCAACGATCAGCAAGGATTAAATGGACTCCCAACAATCGCACAGACCTTTCGGAATGCGGGGTATCAAGCCTACGCCGTCGGTAAATTGCACGTTTATCCCCAACGTGACCGCATCGGTTTCGACGATGTGCTGTTAGGTGAGGAAGGCAGACTCCAGTACGGCGTGGTCGACGACTATGAACTTTTCCTCGGTGACAGAGGCTATGCAGGTCAACAGTTCGCGCACGGGATGTGCAACAACGATTATCTCAATCGTCCGTGGCATCTCCCTGAAGACTGTCATGTTACAAACTGGAGCACGCAGCAGATGGTACGGATGATTAAACGCCGCGACCCAACGCGTCCCGGATTCTGGTATCTCTCCTATTGCCATCCACATCCGCCTCTGGCACCCCTTCAGTGCTACATGGACATGTATCGCGATATTGACGTCGACATGCCCTATTGTGGTGAATGGGCGAAGCAAAACGAGCGACTCCCGCTCCCCTTAAAGGCGCGGCAGAAACAGGACGAGCATTTTACAGAAGATCAGATGCGTTCAGCACGCCAAGCATTTTATGCCCTCTGCACGCATATCGACCATCAATTGCGCGTTGTTATCGGCACCTTACGCGAGGAAGGGCTACTCAACAACACGATTTTGTTGTTTACCTCTGACCACGGCGACATGCTCGGAAACCATGGAATGTGGGCGAAACGGCTCTATTATGAGGATTCCGCCAATGTTCCCATGCTTCTCGTCGGCACCGCAGGCGATGAACGCGTCGGACATCACAGGGTAGACAACCGGCTCGTCGGATGGCAGGATGTCATGCCGACACTCCTCCATCTCGCAGGAATTGACATCCCAGATACGGTAGATGGAATACCGATGGTGGGTGACGAAAAGCGCGAATGGTTGTATGGTGAGATTGGTGAAGGCGGCAGCGCGACCCGGATGATTCATGACGGACGCTTCAAACTCATTTACTACGCCACCGGAAACCACCGTCAACTCTTCGATCTGGAGGAGGATCCGAGGGAATTGAACGACCTCGCCGATTCGCCAGCACACGCTGAAATCCTTGAACGCTTGACGAACCATCTCATCGGTGAACTCTATGGAGATGATGAAGATTGGGTCAAAGAGGGTAAACTTGTCGGCTTGCCCGACCAAGCGTATCGTCCATCTCCCAACCGCGCCTTATCCGGTCAACGCGGACTTCACTGGCCACCTCCGCCATCCGCTGGGCGTTAA
- a CDS encoding SAM-dependent DNA methyltransferase has protein sequence MAKKKSDTNINKNGATLGFEATLYQAADKLRNNMDAAEYKHVVLGLIFLKYISDTFEEKYNFLLEAFANPQSELYVKEELDRFEYAEDRDEYLAENIFYVPEEARWSYLQANAKRPEIGSLIDNAMLEIEKENPRLKGVLPKNYARPGLDKQRLGELVDLIGTIGLGEEENRSKDILGRVYEYFLSQFASAEGKRGGQFYTPRCVVQLLVEMLAPYQGRIYDPCCGSGGMFVQSEAFVEAHGGQRDDISIYGQESNPTTRQLALMNLAIRGIEANLGQEHADSFHDDMHPDLKVDYILANPPFNSSDWGGDRLREDKRWVYGTPPPGNANFAWMQHFIYHLAPNGVAGFVLANGSMSSNIATEGEIRKNIIESDLVDCMVALPGQLFYSTSIPVCLWFITRNKESLYFRKRTGETLFIDARRLGKMIDRVHRELTHAEIARIAETYHAWRGDEGAGEYTDVSGFCKSTTLAEVKEQGNVLTPGRYVGAEVPEEDSEPFEDTIAHLTQKLTEQMAEARRLDETIAKNLEILGFGEDS, from the coding sequence ATGGCAAAAAAGAAATCAGATACAAATATAAATAAAAATGGCGCAACGCTCGGTTTTGAAGCGACGTTATACCAAGCAGCCGATAAACTCCGCAACAACATGGATGCCGCTGAATATAAGCACGTCGTGTTGGGATTAATTTTCCTTAAATACATTTCGGACACTTTTGAAGAAAAGTACAATTTCCTCCTTGAAGCATTTGCCAATCCTCAGAGTGAACTCTATGTCAAAGAGGAACTCGACCGTTTCGAGTACGCCGAGGATAGGGATGAATACTTGGCAGAAAACATCTTTTATGTCCCAGAGGAAGCGCGCTGGTCATATTTACAGGCAAATGCCAAGCGACCAGAAATCGGCAGCTTGATTGATAACGCAATGCTTGAAATTGAAAAGGAAAATCCACGACTCAAAGGTGTTCTGCCCAAAAACTACGCACGCCCAGGACTTGATAAGCAACGACTCGGTGAACTCGTTGATCTCATCGGCACAATCGGTTTAGGTGAAGAAGAGAACCGCTCAAAGGATATATTGGGCAGAGTTTATGAATATTTTCTCTCGCAATTTGCAAGTGCTGAGGGTAAAAGAGGTGGGCAATTCTATACACCGCGTTGCGTTGTGCAGCTCCTCGTTGAAATGCTTGCCCCCTATCAAGGACGGATTTACGACCCGTGCTGCGGCTCAGGTGGGATGTTTGTCCAGAGCGAAGCGTTCGTCGAAGCACACGGCGGGCAGCGTGATGATATTTCTATCTATGGGCAAGAGTCTAATCCAACAACACGGCAATTGGCTCTGATGAACCTCGCGATTCGCGGCATTGAAGCGAATCTCGGTCAGGAACACGCCGACAGTTTTCACGACGATATGCATCCAGACCTGAAAGTCGATTACATTCTCGCCAATCCGCCGTTCAACAGTAGCGATTGGGGTGGTGACAGATTGCGTGAAGATAAGCGTTGGGTTTACGGTACCCCGCCTCCTGGCAACGCTAACTTCGCTTGGATGCAACATTTTATCTATCACCTTGCCCCAAACGGTGTCGCTGGATTTGTGTTAGCAAACGGTTCAATGAGTAGTAATATCGCCACCGAAGGTGAAATTCGCAAGAACATTATTGAATCCGACTTGGTGGACTGCATGGTGGCGTTGCCCGGGCAACTCTTCTATTCCACATCAATTCCCGTCTGTCTCTGGTTTATAACGAGGAATAAAGAAAGCCTCTACTTTCGTAAGCGAACGGGTGAGACGCTTTTTATAGATGCACGCAGGTTAGGAAAGATGATTGACCGCGTCCATCGCGAGTTAACGCATGCAGAAATCGCAAGAATTGCCGAAACCTATCACGCATGGCGCGGTGATGAGGGGGCAGGTGAATATACCGACGTGTCCGGCTTCTGCAAAAGTACAACCCTCGCGGAGGTAAAAGAGCAGGGTAACGTCCTAACTCCCGGACGGTACGTCGGTGCAGAAGTGCCAGAGGAAGATAGCGAACCCTTTGAGGACACGATAGCACACTTGACTCAGAAATTGACTGAACAGATGGCAGAGGCAAGACGGTTAGATGAAACTATCGCTAAGAATTTAGAGATACTCGGATTTGGAGAAGATTCATGA